Proteins encoded in a region of the Paenibacillus sp. W2I17 genome:
- the sufC gene encoding Fe-S cluster assembly ATPase SufC: MATNFVIEGLKATIEGKEILKGINLEMKGGEIHAIMGPNGTGKSTLASALMGHPKYEVTDGTITLDGEDVLDMAVDERARAGLFLAMQYPSEIAGVTNSDFLRSAINARRGEGNEISLIKFIRQMEGKMKELDMNPEFAHRYLNEGFSGGEKKRNEILQMMLLDPKIVVLDEIDSGLDIDALKIVADGVNAMKSEDRGFLIITHYQRLLNYITPDYVHVMMQGRIVKSGGPELAHRLEAEGYDWVKAELGITDETVGQEA, translated from the coding sequence ATGGCTACGAATTTCGTCATTGAAGGTCTGAAAGCGACGATCGAAGGTAAGGAAATCCTGAAAGGCATCAACCTGGAAATGAAAGGTGGAGAAATCCACGCAATCATGGGTCCGAACGGAACAGGTAAATCCACTCTGGCTTCTGCATTGATGGGTCATCCTAAATATGAAGTAACAGACGGTACAATTACACTTGATGGTGAAGATGTATTGGATATGGCTGTAGATGAGCGCGCACGTGCAGGTCTCTTCCTGGCTATGCAATACCCAAGTGAAATTGCAGGTGTTACGAACTCCGACTTCTTGCGTAGTGCAATTAACGCACGTCGTGGCGAAGGTAACGAGATCTCCCTGATCAAGTTCATTCGTCAAATGGAAGGTAAAATGAAAGAACTCGACATGAACCCTGAGTTCGCTCACCGTTACCTGAATGAAGGTTTCTCCGGTGGTGAGAAAAAACGTAACGAGATTCTGCAAATGATGCTGCTTGATCCGAAAATCGTAGTACTTGATGAAATTGACTCCGGTCTGGACATCGATGCTTTGAAAATCGTGGCTGACGGTGTGAACGCTATGAAGAGCGAAGACCGTGGCTTCCTGATCATCACTCACTACCAACGTCTGTTGAACTACATTACGCCTGACTATGTTCACGTAATGATGCAAGGTCGTATCGTGAAATCCGGCGGACCTGAATTGGCTCACCGTCTGGAAGCAGAAGGGTATGACTGGGTAAAGGCAGAGCTGGGAATTACAGACGAAACTGTAGGCCAAGAAGCGTAA
- a CDS encoding DUF1802 family protein, whose translation MLEPTIPALKEWASAIKALETGRQIMVMRKGGIVEETRHFELKSPAFYLYPTYEHQRKELIKSSDQSYVEESLAEWVPEASTIRITAYAEVTQDLEIRDQEMLDRLLDFHMWTADFAEDRLKWKRKDPLHVLILRVYLLKEPMEIPVLPEYNGCRSWISIPNGPVPREMTPVVDVADFDEQVQKINEMLKL comes from the coding sequence ATGTTAGAACCAACGATACCGGCTTTAAAAGAATGGGCTTCTGCAATCAAAGCACTGGAAACGGGTCGCCAAATTATGGTGATGCGCAAAGGTGGAATCGTAGAGGAAACCCGACATTTTGAGCTGAAAAGTCCGGCGTTTTACCTGTATCCGACTTATGAACATCAGCGTAAAGAACTGATAAAGTCCTCGGATCAATCCTATGTTGAAGAATCACTGGCCGAATGGGTGCCCGAAGCTTCGACAATCCGTATTACTGCATATGCCGAAGTAACGCAGGATCTGGAGATACGAGATCAGGAGATGCTGGATCGACTTCTTGACTTTCATATGTGGACAGCGGATTTTGCCGAAGACCGTTTGAAATGGAAACGGAAAGATCCGCTCCATGTATTGATTTTACGTGTGTACCTTTTGAAAGAACCGATGGAAATCCCCGTACTGCCTGAATATAACGGTTGCCGTTCATGGATTTCTATTCCGAATGGTCCGGTGCCGCGCGAAATGACGCCGGTGGTGGACGTTGCGGATTTTGACGAACAGGTACAGAAGATTAACGAGATGCTCAAATTGTAA
- a CDS encoding Dps family protein — MATKNKTDQAKSVEQVLNRQVANLNVLYVKIHNYHWYVKGPNFFTLHVKFEEFYNEVTVQMDEIAERILTLKGSPAATMKEYLELSSIQEAAGGEDAKTMVQNLIEDFATLSNEYQEGIEVADAAEDQPTSDMLTGFKADLEKHMWMLRSFLG; from the coding sequence ATGGCTACAAAAAACAAAACAGATCAAGCAAAATCGGTGGAACAAGTACTTAATCGTCAGGTAGCTAACCTGAACGTATTGTATGTTAAAATCCATAACTATCACTGGTACGTTAAAGGACCTAACTTCTTCACGTTGCATGTGAAATTCGAAGAGTTCTACAACGAAGTTACAGTACAAATGGATGAAATCGCAGAGCGTATCCTTACGCTGAAAGGTAGCCCAGCGGCTACAATGAAAGAGTATCTGGAGCTTTCTTCTATCCAAGAAGCAGCAGGCGGAGAAGACGCAAAAACAATGGTGCAAAACCTCATCGAGGACTTCGCTACACTTTCGAATGAATATCAGGAAGGTATCGAAGTTGCAGATGCAGCTGAAGATCAACCTACATCCGATATGCTGACAGGCTTCAAGGCTGACCTTGAGAAACACATGTGGATGCTTCGCTCTTTCCTAGGTTAA
- the mtnK gene encoding S-methyl-5-thioribose kinase: MSQYRPFTPQDAIELAKTLPGPFAADANLDCHEIGDGNLNLVFHITDQNSDKSIIIKQALPYAKVVGESWPLSLVRARIEREILQEEYRLCPGMVPEVYHYDDDLALTVMEDLSDHVIMRKGLIEGVSYPLFAQHIGEFMARTLFFTSDLGMDQQLKKEQQGRFINPDQCKITEDLIFDEPYRIAEKNNYDVSIEDEAEALRTDGELHLEVALLREKFLTHGQALLHGDLHTGSIFVTPESTKVIDPEFAYYGPMGFDVGAVLANLLLNYASLPGWIQDETALRERETLMLNMVRDVWTEFESRFRALWVNDLVDPMAKTPGYQDLYVQQLFRDSIGFAGAKMVRRIVGLAHVADIDTIPNATEREHAQRKALSIGKALIKNNRRLNTIGEVLDIVSTAVTTTKA; the protein is encoded by the coding sequence TTGTCCCAATATCGCCCGTTTACCCCCCAGGATGCAATTGAACTGGCCAAAACATTACCGGGTCCATTTGCGGCAGATGCGAATCTGGATTGTCACGAGATCGGCGACGGCAATCTGAATTTGGTATTCCACATCACGGATCAGAACTCCGATAAAAGTATCATTATCAAACAGGCGCTTCCTTATGCGAAAGTGGTTGGAGAATCATGGCCACTCTCTCTGGTACGTGCCCGCATTGAACGTGAGATTCTCCAGGAAGAGTATCGTCTGTGTCCAGGTATGGTACCCGAAGTGTATCATTACGATGACGACCTCGCGTTAACGGTTATGGAAGATCTGAGTGATCATGTAATCATGCGCAAAGGCCTGATCGAAGGTGTTTCCTATCCTCTTTTTGCACAGCATATTGGGGAATTCATGGCAAGAACGCTGTTCTTCACATCCGACTTGGGCATGGATCAGCAATTGAAGAAGGAACAACAGGGCAGATTCATTAATCCGGACCAATGTAAAATAACGGAGGATCTGATCTTTGATGAACCCTACCGGATCGCCGAGAAAAATAATTATGATGTTTCCATTGAAGACGAGGCTGAAGCCCTTCGCACAGATGGAGAGCTTCACCTTGAAGTGGCCTTGCTGCGGGAAAAATTCCTGACACATGGGCAGGCACTGCTTCATGGAGATCTGCATACAGGCAGTATTTTTGTTACACCTGAATCAACCAAAGTCATCGATCCCGAATTTGCATATTACGGACCCATGGGATTCGATGTTGGTGCAGTCCTTGCAAACCTGCTCTTGAATTACGCATCCCTTCCAGGATGGATCCAGGATGAGACTGCTTTGCGCGAGCGTGAAACGCTTATGCTGAATATGGTTCGTGATGTATGGACTGAATTCGAATCTCGTTTCCGTGCCCTCTGGGTTAATGATCTCGTTGATCCGATGGCAAAAACGCCAGGCTATCAGGATCTGTATGTGCAACAATTGTTCAGAGATTCCATTGGCTTCGCAGGTGCCAAAATGGTTCGTCGTATCGTGGGACTCGCTCACGTGGCGGATATTGATACCATTCCAAATGCAACTGAACGTGAACATGCTCAGCGTAAAGCATTGTCCATTGGTAAAGCATTGATCAAGAACAATCGTCGCTTGAATACCATCGGCGAAGTACTGGATATCGTATCCACAGCTGTTACTACTACTAAGGCTTAA
- a CDS encoding YunC family protein gives MVTMEPIVVGEHVLVGVEVKLPKTTLLTINTSKGYIMCGALDVGLLNEKLGDRKIIAARAVGVRTLEQLLHAPMESVTTEAEAMGITVGMTGVEALLKMI, from the coding sequence ATGGTGACGATGGAGCCTATTGTAGTTGGAGAACATGTATTAGTTGGGGTAGAAGTCAAACTGCCCAAAACAACTTTGCTGACTATTAACACATCCAAAGGATATATCATGTGCGGAGCACTCGACGTGGGATTACTTAATGAGAAGCTCGGGGATCGCAAAATTATTGCGGCTCGGGCGGTTGGTGTGCGTACACTGGAGCAGTTGCTGCATGCACCTATGGAGTCGGTGACAACAGAAGCCGAGGCCATGGGCATTACGGTTGGCATGACGGGTGTAGAGGCTTTGTTGAAAATGATCTAA
- a CDS encoding DNRLRE domain-containing protein yields the protein MRQEVSGINNGETLLDSYIHIKSPENRFAAKYILYNQVDEELPSVLIAATRKVSEIVSNVSVRVRRSEELSNSLYVMYRSQGDLSATIQAASKVDLEGILYVRPHNRAHGKYELLEAPRVTVNLKPVADATTRSQTHLQTLNFGDTQRMMIGRDEIEQFESFIHFGDLDTRIPDLLYLEDAKLRLYYTGTLAPGAHIELHQPDTLWREYGITYANRPHSIQLLSSSYTLDTTERYVEFDMMALLQMWREGILSNDGMIIQSSGNTPIYFNTRESSKPPVLKIRYITSQIYSIGRTEIESEVFIYGVGYKDIASMLVVHSDIGLDWLKSQLYVHRYEDHMHHDIPQVIAVSRPDLDVDLIVAKRIDADLDSNISIAESRTEEKETWVSISKPELHSQFITAIRTTRDTDGNLAVRTGLDDEKTVEITVSHPDLPSVITVDRQMSLVSTLTISQLFNDGRDTSLIVSIPDLHVSLEVSDYIKATSTLGSLLTVMYDGDSTVISEITVNKPDLNSVLQVRALDHDERAGTLEIPYLEEQPGQLYISRPDVLSSIEVKYMDVLDAHISIKEREYLDGYLQVREWKDMHSTVDVRQIVDMATEMTISKPDLAAYLLPRVITNEELDSIASIRKRDASDIVTKVFVKSPGNQAYFYIL from the coding sequence ATGAGACAGGAAGTGAGTGGAATTAATAACGGGGAGACTCTATTAGATAGTTATATACATATTAAAAGTCCGGAAAATCGTTTTGCAGCAAAGTATATCCTGTACAATCAGGTGGATGAAGAACTGCCTTCGGTCCTAATAGCTGCTACAAGAAAAGTTAGCGAGATCGTCTCCAATGTATCCGTACGTGTCAGACGTTCAGAGGAATTAAGCAATTCGCTATATGTGATGTACAGGTCGCAAGGGGATCTGAGCGCAACCATTCAAGCGGCATCCAAAGTTGATCTTGAAGGCATTTTGTACGTTCGACCACATAACCGTGCACACGGCAAATATGAATTACTGGAAGCACCGCGTGTGACTGTTAACCTGAAGCCTGTTGCTGATGCGACCACACGAAGCCAAACTCACCTGCAGACGCTCAACTTTGGTGATACACAGCGTATGATGATCGGTAGAGACGAGATAGAGCAATTCGAATCGTTTATACATTTCGGTGATTTGGATACCAGAATACCTGATCTGTTATATCTGGAAGACGCTAAATTGAGGTTATATTACACAGGAACCCTGGCACCTGGAGCACACATTGAGCTGCATCAGCCTGATACGTTGTGGCGTGAGTACGGGATTACGTATGCGAACAGACCTCATTCCATTCAGCTCTTATCGTCCAGTTATACCCTGGATACGACTGAACGTTATGTTGAGTTTGATATGATGGCATTACTTCAAATGTGGAGAGAAGGTATTCTTTCGAACGATGGAATGATTATTCAGTCTAGCGGCAACACGCCGATCTATTTCAACACTCGTGAGTCTTCCAAACCACCTGTTTTGAAGATTAGATATATCACTTCTCAAATCTATTCCATCGGTCGAACTGAAATCGAAAGTGAAGTTTTTATTTATGGTGTAGGCTACAAGGACATAGCTTCAATGTTAGTTGTGCACAGTGATATTGGGCTAGATTGGCTCAAATCTCAGTTGTACGTCCACCGCTATGAGGATCACATGCATCATGATATACCTCAAGTAATCGCAGTCAGCCGTCCGGACCTGGATGTAGATCTGATAGTAGCTAAACGTATAGACGCGGACCTGGATTCGAACATTTCTATTGCTGAAAGTAGGACAGAAGAGAAGGAAACATGGGTTTCTATTTCTAAGCCCGAGCTTCATTCGCAGTTCATTACCGCCATACGAACAACTAGAGATACAGACGGCAATCTTGCCGTTAGAACAGGTCTGGACGACGAAAAAACTGTAGAAATCACAGTGTCTCATCCTGACTTGCCTTCAGTTATTACGGTAGATAGACAAATGTCTCTGGTCAGTACGTTAACGATATCACAGTTGTTCAATGATGGACGGGATACGAGTTTAATTGTATCCATACCTGATCTTCATGTTTCATTGGAAGTCTCCGATTATATAAAAGCAACTTCAACGTTGGGGTCTTTGCTTACGGTCATGTACGATGGTGATTCGACTGTGATTTCGGAGATTACGGTTAATAAGCCTGATCTGAATAGTGTTCTTCAAGTCAGGGCATTAGATCATGATGAGAGAGCAGGTACTCTTGAGATTCCTTATTTGGAAGAACAGCCTGGGCAATTATATATATCCAGACCTGATGTGCTTTCCAGCATTGAGGTTAAGTATATGGATGTTTTGGATGCACACATTAGTATCAAGGAAAGAGAATACTTGGATGGCTATCTTCAGGTACGAGAGTGGAAGGATATGCATTCTACGGTAGATGTGAGACAGATTGTGGATATGGCTACTGAAATGACAATTTCCAAGCCTGATCTGGCCGCGTATCTCCTACCAAGAGTTATTACGAATGAAGAGTTAGATTCAATTGCAAGTATCCGTAAACGGGATGCCAGTGATATAGTGACCAAAGTATTTGTGAAGAGTCCAGGGAATCAAGCTTATTTTTACATTTTATAA
- a CDS encoding SPRY domain-containing protein, which produces MGSIKVTLNPSDKVGSPNLSNGDLTFISTTSSDGIRANKGKSTGKWYWEVKHISGNANYHFGVSLSSQPISVAVSSNYRGYYAYSGAKYPELTGYGTSLTANDIISVLLDLDNGILEFWKNGVSLGVSHTDIKTFMGDNQVIPYIKASTIGQTVTFNFGATSFAHPIPNGYQPYAFEVFNKFLISSEDTTYSLYKKVGKPLIPLMDGYDNAAGSVIGSASYSTGYTWKVFDNDDTTVYTTNFIPVSSKPVYIGYRFNDPVCVKRYSFLAGLRTFKFMASNNGTTWDTLDTQTALVSNTTTYQTFDIKNEKIYNYYKIEATLATSGNEWISIPFVQFYGLMPSILLEFPSSEGSYIRNGMDKGFQIDTVEVLNVKQHINEDSIPLGSGKLFRQPIDREKHRAKKIILG; this is translated from the coding sequence ATGGGATCAATAAAAGTAACACTGAATCCATCTGACAAAGTTGGAAGTCCTAATCTAAGCAATGGAGATTTAACATTTATTTCTACTACTAGTTCCGATGGTATTCGTGCAAACAAAGGAAAAAGCACAGGAAAATGGTATTGGGAAGTTAAGCATATCAGTGGTAATGCTAATTATCATTTTGGTGTGTCTTTATCAAGTCAACCTATTAGTGTTGCTGTTAGTTCGAACTACAGAGGATACTATGCTTACAGTGGCGCGAAATACCCGGAATTAACTGGATATGGAACAAGTTTAACTGCAAATGACATTATATCCGTATTACTTGATTTAGATAATGGTATCTTAGAGTTTTGGAAAAATGGTGTTAGCTTAGGGGTTTCTCACACTGACATTAAAACCTTTATGGGAGATAATCAAGTAATACCATATATAAAAGCTAGTACGATAGGTCAAACAGTTACTTTTAATTTTGGAGCTACTTCATTTGCACATCCTATTCCAAATGGGTATCAGCCATACGCATTTGAAGTTTTTAATAAATTTTTGATTTCATCTGAAGATACGACATATTCATTGTACAAAAAGGTTGGCAAACCCTTAATTCCGTTGATGGATGGCTATGATAATGCAGCTGGTAGCGTTATTGGATCAGCAAGTTATTCAACAGGTTACACATGGAAGGTTTTTGACAATGATGATACTACTGTTTATACAACTAACTTCATACCAGTTTCTTCAAAACCAGTATATATAGGCTACAGATTCAATGATCCTGTGTGTGTTAAGAGATATTCATTTTTAGCTGGACTGAGAACATTTAAATTTATGGCTTCTAACAATGGTACAACTTGGGATACGCTAGATACACAAACAGCATTGGTTTCAAATACAACTACTTATCAAACATTTGATATTAAAAATGAAAAAATTTATAATTATTATAAAATAGAAGCAACATTAGCGACTAGTGGCAATGAATGGATAAGTATTCCTTTTGTTCAGTTTTATGGATTAATGCCTTCTATTTTATTAGAATTCCCTTCTAGCGAGGGAAGTTATATTCGGAATGGTATGGACAAAGGATTTCAAATCGATACAGTTGAAGTGTTGAATGTTAAACAACATATTAATGAAGATTCAATTCCGCTAGGATCAGGCAAACTCTTCAGACAACCAATCGACAGGGAGAAGCATAGAGCAAAAAAAATTATATTAGGCTAA